A window of Phyllopteryx taeniolatus isolate TA_2022b chromosome 19, UOR_Ptae_1.2, whole genome shotgun sequence contains these coding sequences:
- the arl4d gene encoding ADP-ribosylation factor-like protein 4D: MGNHLSAMAPPGSLLPGFRCLHVVVIGLDSAGKTSLLYRLKLKEFVETIPTKGFNTEKVKVPVGGSRAVTFHVWDVGGQEKLRPLWKSYTRRTDGLVFVVDAAEAERMEEAKVELHKISRSSENQGVPVLILANKQDLDTALPVGQVEKLLGVQELCAGTLHHVHSCSAVDGRGVQQGLEKLYDMILRRKKMVKHNRSRRR; the protein is encoded by the coding sequence ATGGGTAACCACCTGAGCGCCATGGCGCCTCCCGGCTCCCTCCTGCCCGGCTTCCGGTGCCTGCACGTGGTGGTGATCGGGCTGGACTCTGCCGGCAAGACCTCTCTGCTGTACCGGCTCAAGCTGAAGGAATTCGTGGAGACCATCCCCACCAAAGGCTTCAACACGGAGAAGGTGAAGGTGCCAGTAGGGGGCTCGCGGGCCGTCACCTTCCACGTGTGGGACGTGGGCGGCCAGGAGAAGCTGCGGCCGCTGTGGAAGTCGTACACGCGGCGCACCGACGGCCTGGTGTTCGTGGTGGACGCCGCCGAAGCCGAGCGCATGGAGGAGGCCAAGGTGGAGCTCCACAAGATCAGCCGCAGCTCGGAGAACCAGGGCGTGCCCGTGCTGATCCTGGCCAACAAGCAGGACCTGGACACGGCGCTGCCCGTGGGCCAGGTGGAGAAGCTGCTGGGCGTGCAGGAACTGTGCGCCGGAACGCTGCACCACGTGCACAGTTGCAGCGCCGTGGATGGCCGCGGCGTGCAGCAGGGCCTGGAGAAACTCTATGACATGATCCTCAGGAGGAAGAAGATGGTCAAGCACAACAGGAGCAGGAGGAGATGA